The DNA sequence CACCAAGGAATAATCACTAGAGATAGGAAAAACTTGAATGTGGATGGACAGGCTATTGTTGCTAGGGACAAGCCTTAATCTGGTACTGAGCCGTGTGGTAGCCAGTGCTAAAAGAGGTTACACTATTCTTACTACAATCAAACAGTTTCttgggatgtagagatggcttagtagtcaaggtgcTAGCCtttgaagtgtaaggacccaggttcaattccccaggacccatgtaagccagatgcataagatgccacatttgcagtggctagaggccctggtgtgcctattctctccctttgtgcttctttctctgtctgtctccctctcaaataaataaataaaaatctaactaACCCCCCAAAAGTTTTTCAAAGAAAGCAAAACTTTACTTACCATTTCATTTTCACATTTAGGGGCCACTGAATATTAAGGACTTTGATGACATAATAGTAAACTCAAGGATATTTAATGTGGCTGGGCTGGCTGGAAGTTGAGTGCACGTGAAGGCAGGAAGTTTGtaagagaaagctgggcatggtggcatacacctttaatctcagcacttgggaggctgaggtttcgaggatctctgagttttaggccagcctgggttacagagtgtagcctgggctagagtaagagtcTGCCTTGAAAAATAGCAAGTCTGTGAGAGAGAATGTTATGAGACacttaataaataaattgccagcctggggagatggttcagcagttaaaggcaattgcttgttaAGCCTtttgactcaggttcgattcaccagtacccacttaaagccagatagatgcatgaagcagtgcgtgcatctggagtctgtttgcagtatcaggaggccctggcacaccaattcgctctctttctgtttctctctctatcattttctctcaaataaatttaaaaatatttaagtaaaagaaaaataaattttacccTTAATATCTACATCTAGAGATGGGTCACACAATCTCTGTGTGCTTCAAAAGGACAGTATAGACATACTTGGGAAATTGAAAAAGCTCTACACATAAATTTGTTATTAGAGCTGATAGAGTTCCAGGTAGTCAGTTAATTTACTTGAGGTCACACAACCAGTGAGTACCAGGGTTCAAAATACCTGTCTTATCTATAAATTAGGACCAAAGTGGATAAATTACAGAGATAAGAGGTGTTGACATTACCTCCTGATGTGACAAGGAACCTGTGTAAGGAGCCCCTCTTTGGGGTGGACTGTGGCATTTGTGCCTGGGCGGGAATGAGGTCAGAAGCACTGGGAGATGGGTATGAAAGGCTGGTGTGAGATAACAAGTCCTTCCCCTTCCTTGTCCTGTTCAGCCTATCTCCTAAGCTGTGGCTTCCCACCTCGGCCAGCACACGGGGACGTGAGTGTGACGGATCTGCACCCTGGGGGCACTGCCACCTTCCACTGTGACTCAGGCTACCAGCTGCAGGGCGAGGAAACACTCATCTGTCTCAATGGCACCCGGCCAGCCTGGTCGGGCGAACCTCCCAGTTGCACAGGTGAGTCTTAGAGGAGGACTGAGCTGGAGGCCTCCATCTTCAGGGGGAAGCCATCCGGGAGGAGGTTTTCTGCTGAAGGGACTGTCCTAGGATCTCCATtacaatgttttttgttttgttttgttttgaggtagggtctcactctagctcaggctgacctggaattcactatgtagtctcaggttggccccaaactcaccgtgatcctcctacctctgcttcccaaatgctgggattaaaggtgtgcaccactatgcctggctgcacTGCAATCCGAGGTGGAGCTGCTATCCTGCATCTCCATTGTGGATGCTCTTTCCTCGGACAGTCTTCCTTCCACCGGAAACCATTTTCAGGGTCCCTGGCTGATGGTTCTCTATCCTAGAAGCTTCATCTTGCAGAACCCCCACCCTATGTCAACTTCATCCTAGGAACTCCCACCTGAGAAGTTCAAGTTTGAGGATCCCCATAGGCTCTGGAGTTTTCATTTAACACACCCTCGTGCTGGGGGCTCTGTCTCAGGAATGGGTGCCCTCCTGGATGGGAACCTGGAGAAGGTCCTGCCCCTTGGCCATCTCCAGGCCAGTTTCTGCCAAGCTCTGGAGATGGCCCTGAGAAGGACTTTACTCCCCAGGAGAAGGATGAGTCACCTCAGCCTGGCCTTAACCTGCCCCTCCTCTGTCCACAGCCTCCTGTGGTGGCATTATCCACAATGCCACACTGGGTCGCATTGTGTCCCCTGAGCCCGGGGGAGCTGCAGGGCCCAACCTCACCTGCCGCTGGGTCATCGAAGCAGCTGAGGGGCGCCGACTCCATCTGCACTTTGAGAGAGTCTCACTGGATGAGGACAATGACCGGTGAGGACCCTGGCCTCAGTCAGAGGTTCTCACCTTGGGAAAGCAGGGAGGCTTCAGTGGGGAGTCAGATAACTGTGGGATGGTTCCTTGTTGGGTCAAACTGAGTTTAGGCCTAACCATTTCTTAGAAACCGTAGTTGTGCAACCTTGGGAGGATCACACTGAACTTCTTTGTATCCTGTTAGAACCCCCATCTACTCAAGGGAGGTGGTAGGACCTTTCCAAATGCTTCCTAACAAATGCACTAAGATAGTAAGTATTGCAAAGTATGGAGGCgctcacctttaaccccagcacttgggagactgagacaggaggctcaccataagtttgaggctagcatgggctacaaagtgagttccccatcagtctggtctagagtgagaccctgcttaaaaataaaagggggctggaaagatggcttagtggttaaggcacttgcctgtgaagcctatggatccaggttcaattctccaggtaccatgtcagacagatgcacaaggcgatgcatgcatctggagttcgtttgcagtttgccttggtgtgcccattcattctctctctaataaataactaaaaataaatattaaaaaaacaaaagggctaGGGCCGgacgtgcctttaattccagcacttggaggcagaggtaggaggatcgctgtgagttcaaagccagcctgagtctatatagtaaattccaggtcagtcttggctacagcaagaccctacctcaaaaaaaaaaaagtataataataaataaaaggtctgaagagatggcttagctattaaggctcttgcctgcaaagtctcctaatatgatccaagttcaattccccagtgcccacataagctagatgcacaaggtggcacatacatctgaaattggtttacaatggctagaggccctggcacacccattctgtctgtccctctcctctctttgcttgcaaacaaataattaagaaaaacagaggggctagaaagatagatcagcagttaaggcatttaactGCAATGCCTAACCATGCAGGTTCACTTCTCCCATACCTATgtaacagccagatgcacaaaatggtgcatgcatctggagttcgtttgcagtggctagaggccctggtgtgctcattaattcatattctctctccctgcttgtagataaataaattaattaattaatattttttaaaaagtacttgagACACTGCCCAGGACATGATGAGCATTGCCAGTGTGTGCTACCAGCAATTTCCATGTTCTTTGTCTCACAACCTGGTACCCCAATGCTGTGGTATGATCTTGGGCCAAGTACTGAGTTTTTTCTGAGCACTTGTAGTCTCACCTATAAAATGAGGGGCAATAATAATGTCTGATTAAAGAGTCCTTGTGAAAATCAAACAAGATAAAATGTATAAGTGCTAAGAAGAATGTATGCCACATGGTCAATGTTTGATTATAACAGTCATAAAGATaagccagggctgaggagatagttcagcagttaaaggcaattgctacCAAAGCCagcttcagtttcccagtgcccatgtagagccaaatgcacaaggtggcacatgcatttgaaatttgtttgtttgcagtggcaagaggcccttcctTGCCCATGAGCTAGCCCCCCCCAACCCCTTCTCTGCTTacaactaaagaaataaaaagattttttaaaaaagtcagaagccagccatagtggtgcatgcttctgatcccagcacttgggaaacagaggtaggaggatcaccatgagttcgaggccacactgagactacatagtgaattccaggtcagcctggactagagtgaaaccctacctcaaaaaaccaaaaaaaaaaaaaaaaaaaaaaaaaaagccaggagagCAGGCAGGGAGGCAGCTTTCAAGGATGCCTCTCACATTCTTCTGTCCATCCCAGGCTCATGGTGCGCTCAGGGGGCAGCCCCCTGTCCCCTGTGATCTATGACTCTGACATGGACGACGTCCCTGAGCGTGGCCTCATCAGTGATGCCCAGTCCCTCTACGTGGAACTGCTTTCAGAGACTCCTGCCAACCCCCTGCTGCTCAGCCTCCGATTTGAAGGTAAGAGTTCTGCTTCCTCAGCACGTCCAACCCCATATGGTCTTCCCTTCCTCACACCAGGTGTAGTCACAAGCACCTATTCATTCCCTCCTGGCTCGTCTCCATGGTGGATCCCTTACATTTGACTTGCCTCTTCATTCCAAACCATAAGGATCCCTTCACAGAGACATCTTCCCGACCCTTGAGGTAGCCTTTTTTGAAGAAAAGTCAGGTATGGCTGGTCAGGTGCACGCCTGAGGACCAGTGATCTCAGTCTCTGCCCTCTTATAAGCTGAGGCTTCATCTTCCCCTCAGTGGCGGACCTAGCTGTACGCTTGCAGATCGCCTCCCAGCCAAGCTCTGTGGCAACAGTGCCAGTAAAGGATCTCATTGGCCTGATGAAGGTCCTATCCCTTTGCCTGAGTCAACCACTGCAACTGGGGGTGGATGGGTGAGGTTAGGATTGGCAGATCTGCATCATATAGCCATCCCTGATTGGCCCCAACTAACCCTCATGGGCTGTAAGTAAGAAAGACATAGTCTCCAAAATGAAATTGAGGTGCTGCTGCCACAAGGAGACAGTGATCATGGGAGAAGAACCATTTATGCTTAGCCTTACAGAATGGAGGATAATTGGATGCCTTTTAAAGAGGAAGACTGAAGCCTGGTAtgatggctcacacttttaagcccagctctcaggaggctgaggtaggaggatcactgtgagttggaggccagcttgggctacagagtgagttccaggtcagcctgggctagggtgagaccttgggAAAGAGCAGCCCAGGTGTAAGAATAGTGTGAAGGAAGGTGAGAAGATGGAGAAGCACCTGGAGAAGCATGTTTGGGGAACAGGATTGCTATGTGGCTGGGGCAGAGGCTTCATATAAATAGTagcaaaacaggactggagagacagcttagcagttaaggtgcttggctactaatcgaaggacccaggcttgactccttagtatccatgtaagccagatgcacaaggtagtgcttgtgtctggagtttattttcagaggccctggcaggcccattctctctatatataataaataagtttaaaaaaaattttaaaaatagtagcaaaagagagacaaagagaggctggagagatggctcagtggttaaggcacttgcctgtaaagcctaatgaccagggtttgagtccccagtacccacagaaagccagatgcacaagagtgccacatgcatctggagtttgtttgcagtggctggagaccctcatgtgcccattctctctctgcatgtctctctgtctctctgcttgcaaataaataaataaaatattaagagagagaaagacagagagacagacagacagacaaagagaaaccaGTTTCTGGCATGAGTCACTGGAGGAGTGGGATTGGCACTGGGCCctgaggatggatggatgggattTGCCCATGATTAAGTTAAGGAGCCCTGAAATGAAAGAGTGGGCCTGGACATGTACAACACATGACTGGTTCTGAGAGTTCTGATGGGCAAGGAGCACTCTGCCTTTTAGTGACAAGCCCCATCTACCTACCCAGATGTGGTCTCTGCCGCTCTGTGAGCTTCAAACTCCTCATCTGTGTCACAGCCCCGTGTGATCTGGTGGACAGAAATGAAAAAGTTCTACAAAGCATTCATTTTGCTCCTTTCATCCTAAGTAAAAGCACAGCAGCACCAGCACTAGCTGCAATGTTGGATTGTAGCAACAGTGTGGATGACCACAGTCCTACTGGGAGTGTTGAAGAGAGGACACACCTACACTCACCATTTGTCCAAAGGCACCTTCCCCACACTCCCATCCTTGTGGTTCCCAAGCCAAGTGTCTGTGGCTGAGAATCAAAGCTTCTAGGGTTGAGATTTAGCTCTGCCATTGCCTGCtgggtgaccttggacaagtagcatttaaaaaaaaaagttttttattttgttttattaaagagataggcagatacacagagagacagaatgagagagggagagagaataggcatgacagggcctctagctactgcaaactccagacacatgcgccaccttgtacatgtggcttacatggatacaagGCAGTTGAAcctaggtttctcaggcaagcgccttaaccactaagccatctctccagcttctgacaaatagctttttttttttttagtttttttgaggtagggtctcgctttctagcccaggctgacctggaattcactatgtagtctcagggtggcctcgaactcaaggcaatcctcctacctctgcctcccaaatgctgtgattaaatgtgtgcaccaccatacctgtcttTAATacgtatttttatttgagaaacagaatgaatgggcactccagggcctcttaccactgtaaatgaactccagatgcatgcatcactttgtgcatctggctttacatgggaactggggaattgaaatctaGGCcaccagactttacaagcaagggcctctaaccactgagaattcTCCACAGCCCAGGATCtggaatttgaggtcagcttgaactaACAAAATTAGAAGCCCACTGAGTGGCCAAGCAGCACCTGAATTCAGCCCAAGTGCCCAATTTGAGATCCCCCAGGCCTGAATACCCACTTCTTGTGATCCATTGCTTTCCAGCCTTTGAGGAGGATCGTTGCTTTGCCCCTTTCCTGGCACATGGCAATGTCACTACTACGGACCCTGAATACCGACCAGGGGCACTGGCCACCTTCTCATGCCTCCCAGGATATGCTCTGGAGCCTCCAGGCCCCCCCAGTGCCATCGAATGCGTGGATCCCACAGAACCCCACTGGAATGACACAGAACCGGCCTGCAAGGGTGAGCCCTCCGCCTCCCACAgtcctccagcctgcagacagcctcTGAACTGGGGACCCCGGGAAGGTCACTTGGGAAGGAGAGCTGAATATTGAAACTTAATAAACCCAAACTTAGGCAAATCCCTGTCCCTTCAAAGGCTGTTCTTGAGCTGAGTAACTGATAGGCTTGGTACAAATGCAGGGGCACAAAAGCCAAGCGTTCAAGAGCTAGAGCTGAGTTGTGGGTTGCGGAGTAAGTGGGCGAGTGGGAGTGGTCAGTAAAGAGCAGGGCTGCGCTTGGGCATAACAAAACACCCAGAAGCAGGTGAGGAGACCCCTTCTTTGAGAAGCCTACACCCATGCTTTCAGATAGATCCCACTGTCTTCCCCTGcacccctctttttctcttaaccCCTGGGCTTaaaatctatattaaaatatctttaaataaacTTCAACTCTACTTTCAAAACTATCTAGATAGAGGCAGCATGTGAGGTGGCCCAGGGCACACCCCCCAGAGTGGTGAGGACTGTGGTCAATGGGAGACCACACGCCCACATGGATCCTGACACTGACACCTCTTCCCTAGCCATGTGTGGAGGAGAGCTGTCTGAACCAGCTGGTGTGGTCCTCTCTCCTGACTGGCCCCAGAGCTATAGCCCCGGCCAGGACTGCGTGTGGGGCCTGCACGTCCAGGAAGAGAAGCGCATCTTGCTCCAAGTTGAGATGTATGTTTGGGTGATTAGAGGGTGCTCTGGGGGTGGGCTCTGCCAGCTGTGGTGTGGCTGTGCAGGGCCTGCTCGCTGAGCCAGAACGGCTCTTCTGGAGCCACACAGAATTCAGTGGGTACATGGTACTGTCAAAGGGGTCACTAAGAAGGTTCAGGTGGGACGCCTCAGTTCAAATCACTTACTAGCTTGGCTACCATGGGGTACAGGGATAAGGAAGCCCTTCTCAAAGTCTATTGTGTAAGCAAGGAGCCCCTGGTCTGGTGTCTCACTCTGGAAGTTTCTGACATTGCCCCTGGGGCAATTTCCAGAGACCTCAAACTGTTGTATTATTGCCAAGACCAAGCTGAGTGTGGATACAAATCAGTGAGCTGATTTGTATGAGGTGGCCCGTTGAGTGGACAGAAGCCCAAAAGCAGGCAGTCAGTTGCTAGCATTTGCACAGGCTGATAAAGACCATATGgtccgggcggggggggggggtgtattaccatgggattttttttttataatcatggaaaatgttaataaaaaattaaatttaaaaaaaaagtaatatgatggagaatggaatttcaaaggggaaagtgggggggggagggagggaattaccatgggattttttttataatcatggaaaatgctaataaaaattttaaaaaagaaaaaaagaaagaccataTGGTCTGGAATGGGTCAAACTGGATTTGAGCATCCCAAGGCGATAGAAGGGGCACTGGAGGGTATATGAGATAGTAATGAGATTAGGTGAAGCAGGTGGAGGGAAGGGCCACAAGACAGGTGAACTGGCAGGGATTGTCCTAGAGGAGAAACTCAAGATTGAGCAAAAGCTGGGAGAGTGGAATGCGGGATGGGTCTGGAAACAGGTAGCTTACAAATGAGCAGAGTTGAGGACTGGGCAGACTGAGTAAGAGGAACTGCCCGTAGTCTAGCCTTATCTGGTCCCACTCTCTGCAGCTTGAATGTGCGCGAAGGGGACATGCTGACATTGTTCGACGGGGACGGCTCGAGCACTCGCGTGCTGGCCCAGCTGCGGGGACCTCAGCCGCGCCGGCGCCTCCTGTCCTCCGGGCCAGACCTCACGCTGCAGTTTCAGGCACCGCCTGGGCCTCCAAATCCTGGCCTAGGACAGGGCTTCGTATTACATTTCAAAGGTACGGAAGGATAGATGGGCAGGGGTCCGTCAGGCCAGAGATGCTGAGAGGGGCACCCCCAAAGGGCGGCCTCCAAGCGCACCCTCTCCTCCCCTGCAGAGGTCCCGAGGAATGACACGTGCCCCGAGTTGCCACCTCCGGAGTGGGGCTGGAGGACTGCGTCCCACGGGGACCTGATCCGGGGCACGGTGCTCACTTACCAGTGCGAGCCTGGCTACGAGCTGCTGGGCTCCGACATCCTCACCTGCCAGTGGGACCTGTCCTGGAGCGCCGCCCCGCCGGCCTGCCAAAAGAGTGAGCCAGACCCCGCACCCTTTTGCCCGctcgcgccccgccccgccccctcccaccggcctccccccccacccccccccccacccccggtccGGTCCGGAGGGATCTTCAGGCACTGCTCCTAGGTCTTTTGGGTCCCACTCTTCTATTCGGTGGTCCGAAATTGTCCCCATCTAAGTCCCGCCTTCATCTCGGGACTCTTCCACGATCCTGGTTCTGTCCGGTTTTCCTCCGGTCCTGCTTTACTGTTTCAAGACCGCACCCCTTTAAGGCCCCTGTCAGGTCCAAGCCCTCCCAGCTTTACCATAGTCCATCTGGGCTCCACACCACCAACTCTTGGTTCTGTTCTGAGTGCCCCCAAACTTTCGATCACCCAGACCTCCACCTTGTGGGAAGTCACTTTGATAAATCAGGCTTGTAGAGGACTTCCTTTACTTTGGTCACTGAAGCCCCTGGCTGGGTTGCGTTTTTAGGAGGGTGGGTTTCTGGCCCCACCCTGAATAACTCGCAGCCTGGGCAGGAGACATCTGAGAGAGTCGCAGGTCGCAGAGTAGGTGACTTGGGGCGAGGTACTTCGTATCTCAGAGCCTCAGCTCCCTTGTGAGTGAAGTCGGAGTAGGGGAGTGTGTTGAGCAAAGGCAGCTTTTCACACCGTGCCTGGTGTGTATACACAGTGGGTGAGTCACACTTTCTGAGCATGTAGCAGCGCTGTACGAAGGAAGAGTGGTGGGTTCATTTTCCCAGAGATGACACAGATTTCAGAGGTGACATTTGGAGGAGCTTGGAGGTTTTATCTTTTAGAAGAGTAGAAAGGCTGCATCTGGTGGCACAAGTccataataccagcacttggaaagctgaagcaggaagatcatgagttcaaggccaacaggTTCTACAccgtgagaacctgtctcaaaaaactaaaggcaggaactggagagatggcttagtagttaaagcacttgcctgaaaagtctaaggatccaggtttgattccccagtacccatgtaagccaaatacacaaggtggtaccagatgtacaatgtagcacatgtgtctggctggttgtgggggtgcacgcctttaattccagaacttgggaggcagtaggagaatcacggtgagtttgagaccagcctgagactacatagtgaattccaggttagcctgggctagggcgacaccataccttgaaataaaaacaaaaactaaggactggagatgtagctcagtgcctACTTGGCATGGCAACtaaaataaggaagcaaacaaaacaTAGAAAGCTAGATATGGTGCACCCTTGTGTTCCCACCCATGacatgctgaggcaggagaattggcatgcatttgaggctagccagggctatatAGCACGGCCTTGTCTTGAATCAGGGGAGAACTAGGGAGATGACTCTGTGGGTAAGAGCAAGCAttaggacccgagttcagatggGGAGCACCTGTGCAAAAatctaggcatggccacacacacctgaaaCCTAAACTCCGAGGGTGGTGGAGACAGGCTCCCTGATCAGCCAGTCCAGCAAAATGGAAAGCTCCAGCTTCAGTGACAGAACCGTCTCAAGGCAATAAGGTGGAAAAACGATGAGAACACCTAacgtcctcctctggcctctgcacacacgtgcatagtCACACACAGTTGCACACActgcctacacacatgcatataccacacacaccccacatatgcaaaaattgaaaaaaaaacgtCAATCAAAAGTTACAAAATAAACAGCAGAAAAGGGTAATACTTTGTCATTTtctgtttatgtatttgagagagagaaagaggcagggagagagagaatgggtgtgccagagcctccaggcactgcagacgaacttcaggtagaggcaccatcttgtgcgcctggctcacgtgggtcctggggaaccaaacatgggttctttggctttgcaggcaaaggccttagctgctaaaccatctctccagcccttgccattTTCTTTAGTTTGGGGAAGCTTGATACAGGGGTGTGTTGTAATTCTTCTGCCTGGCCCCTAGGAAAATAGCATTGGTGGGACCAATAGAGAGGAATTTCAGGAAGCCAGATTTGGTAGACACAAGGAAAACTCTGTAGGTAACACAGCTCTCTATCCCTGGAAAGACTGTTGGGACTGAGTGAGTGAGCCAAGCCGTCAACTGGCCCAACTGAGACTCAGTTTGGAACCTTCTGTAAGCAACACACTCAGCCTTAAGCTGAGCTAGACCCAACTCTCCCAAGAGAAATGACAGTGACATTGAcctctgaggatactcaagatTAAATATCATGTTTGACAAACATCTGGCAAGGTGGTTGGCACAGTTTTTCATGCAATAAAAAGCTATGATTAGCCAGGCAAGATGGTGcattcatttaatcccagcacttgggaggcagaggtaggaggatcacggtgagtttcagcccaccctgagactacatagtgaattctaggtcagcctgggctagcatgaaaccctacttcaaaaaactaaaaagaaaaaaaatattatttatttatttgggacagaaagaggcagagagagagaataggtacaccagggcctcctgccactgcaaactccaggcacatgtgccactttgtgcatctgattttacatgggtactggggaattgaaccctggctggcaggctttgcaagcaagcacctttaaccactgataaatctccccagctctggtatggttattaaatattttaaattttactccaGGATAGGGGTCTGGAGTTGTACCACTCATGGCCATTTTCCAAAAGAAGCCTGAAATATAAAGCtcagtggttttgttttgttttaattttttaatatgtatttatttatttgcaagcagagagaaagaggagagagaatgggcatgccagggcctccagccactgcaaactaactccagacacatgctccaccttgtgtatctggcccacgtgggtactggggaattgagtctgtgtccttaggcttcataggcaagtgccttaaccactaagccatccctgtttgttttttttttgtttgtttgtttgtttgttttttgagactgagtctcattatgtagcctaggctggcctggtctggaacttgctatgtagcccaggaaaGTCTAGAACTCAAGaccctcttgccttagccttccaagtgctggattatagaccctgcaccaccacatttggcaAACACGTTGGAATTTGTTTAAATCCATTCCTGGGAGTATTCAAGGAGATGGCCCAAAGCTCAGGCCTCTGCCAGCCCCAAGTTTGTGAGAGATCTCCTAAGgccctctccccaacccccttgCTCTTCTACCACCAGTCATGACTTGTGCGGACCCGGGCGAGATCACTAACGGCCACCGCACGGCCTCCGATGCGGGCTTTCCTGTGGGCTCCCACGTCCAGTACCGCTGCCTGCCAGGATACAGTCTGGAGGGAGCAGCTGTGCTCACCTGCTACAGCCGGGACACAGGCACACCCAAGTGGAGTGACCGGGTCCCCAAATGCGCCTGTGAGTCTAGGGGCACCCGAGGAAGGGGAGATGGAAGTCTTGGGGAGAGCCTGCCAGCCCCAGGTTGGGGCTGCTCTGCAGCACAGCAGTCAGGTGACTGGCCCACTCCCTGCAGTAAAGTATGAGCCCTGCCTGAATCCTGGCGTTCCGGAGAATGGCTACCAGACCTTGTACAAGCATCACTACCAGGCGGGCGAGTCACTGCGCTTCTTCTGCTATGAGGGCTTCGAGCTGATCGGCGAGGTTACCATCACCTGTGTGCCCGGCCACCCTTCACAGTGGACCAGCCAGCCCCCACTCTGCAAAGGTGCCTGAGCTGACAGCGAGGAGGGCCACATCAGTATCTGGGGGTGGCAGAGTTGGGAAAGTAAAGTAGAAAACTGAAGATCAACGGGCCACCTTGCTGGGCGCCCTATCTTGTGGGCTCTCATCTTCAAAGGCATGTCTGGATGTCCTGGGGGAAACCTGAGGTCCCAGAATTATCCTAAGGAAGGTAGTAGAGGGGACCTTGGTTTGCAAGCCCCTTGCCCTCTCTAcataggcctcagtttccttatatcTGAGAAATGCTAAAGCACTGGTTAGCTCAGACTGTCCAGGAACCTTGAACTTTTAGCAGCCCTGGCCCATCAGTCCCACTCCTCACCCAGGGAAGGAGCGGTTTAGATTGCACAGAGGGCAGAGAACCAGGCTGTGCAGCCCAGCCCCACAGGgctcca is a window from the Jaculus jaculus isolate mJacJac1 chromosome 12, mJacJac1.mat.Y.cur, whole genome shotgun sequence genome containing:
- the Sez6l2 gene encoding seizure 6-like protein 2 isoform X1, whose translation is MGTPRAQHQPPPQLLFLILLSCPWIEGLTLKEDEALSEPGSETPTVASEDLAELIHGALLRKGPEIGYLSGSDPDPTLATPPAGQTLAVPALPRATEPGTGPLTTAVTPKEVRGSGPTAPELLTPPPGTTAPPPPGPASPVPPLGPEGGDEETTTTIITTTTVTTTVTSPVLCNNNISEGEGYVESPDVGSPASRTLGLLDCTYSIHVYPGHGIEIQVQTLNLSQEEELLVLAGGESLGLEPQLLANSSMLGEGQVLRSPTNRLLLHFQSPRVPRGGGFRIHYQAYLLSCGFPPRPAHGDVSVTDLHPGGTATFHCDSGYQLQGEETLICLNGTRPAWSGEPPSCTASCGGIIHNATLGRIVSPEPGGAAGPNLTCRWVIEAAEGRRLHLHFERVSLDEDNDRLMVRSGGSPLSPVIYDSDMDDVPERGLISDAQSLYVELLSETPANPLLLSLRFEAFEEDRCFAPFLAHGNVTTTDPEYRPGALATFSCLPGYALEPPGPPSAIECVDPTEPHWNDTEPACKAMCGGELSEPAGVVLSPDWPQSYSPGQDCVWGLHVQEEKRILLQVEILNVREGDMLTLFDGDGSSTRVLAQLRGPQPRRRLLSSGPDLTLQFQAPPGPPNPGLGQGFVLHFKEVPRNDTCPELPPPEWGWRTASHGDLIRGTVLTYQCEPGYELLGSDILTCQWDLSWSAAPPACQKIMTCADPGEITNGHRTASDAGFPVGSHVQYRCLPGYSLEGAAVLTCYSRDTGTPKWSDRVPKCALKYEPCLNPGVPENGYQTLYKHHYQAGESLRFFCYEGFELIGEVTITCVPGHPSQWTSQPPLCKVAYEELLDNRKLEVTQTTDPTRQLEGGNLALAILLPLGLVIVLGSGVYIYYTKLQGKSLFGFSGSHSYSPITVESDFSNPLYEAGDTREYEVSI